Proteins from one Pontibacter korlensis genomic window:
- a CDS encoding M14 family metallopeptidase → MNHFTAQVSTLPITKVAKQAFDLFSTYKEPALQHRRFKHRDIVPLIEQLKQQPVFDVQVVGKSVEQRDIYMVKAGSGKTKVMLWSQMHGDEPTATMALFDLFNFLQQPGKLASLQQHILENVTLYIVPMLNPDGAEKYMRRNALEVDLNRDALRLQSPEARLLKDLRDTISPEFGFNLHDQSRYYTVGNTSKPATISFLAPAFDHAQTVDSVRGSAMRTIVGMNEALQEIIPEQVAKYSDEHEPRAFGDNIQKWGTSVILIESGGYPKDPEKQYIRQLNFASILSALHLIAGNGYEDYEQEDYYKIPENARNLYDLVLRNVRYNRSGQDAMLDVGIFRDEIDAPVGKGYYLRGFVDEIGDMSVFSGYEELDADGLTLVPGKVYEKPVNCLADLTPDLANDLLSKGYTTVKLETLPAAIESINPLELPLNVMSAAAEINHELSLNGDANFSLQNVNGEVLYAVVNGFLYDVQAEKTEQLHGLVL, encoded by the coding sequence ATGAATCACTTTACTGCACAAGTTTCTACACTGCCTATCACCAAAGTAGCTAAACAAGCTTTTGATTTATTTTCTACTTATAAAGAACCAGCATTACAGCACCGCCGGTTTAAGCATCGAGACATTGTGCCATTGATAGAGCAGCTAAAGCAGCAGCCTGTTTTTGATGTGCAGGTAGTGGGCAAATCTGTAGAGCAGCGGGACATATATATGGTGAAAGCGGGCTCCGGGAAAACAAAAGTGATGCTCTGGTCACAGATGCATGGCGATGAGCCCACCGCCACCATGGCTCTCTTCGACCTTTTCAATTTTCTGCAGCAACCAGGCAAGCTAGCGTCACTACAGCAACACATACTGGAGAACGTGACACTTTACATAGTGCCCATGCTGAACCCTGATGGTGCCGAGAAGTATATGCGCCGCAATGCATTGGAAGTAGACCTGAACCGGGATGCACTACGACTACAGAGTCCAGAGGCGCGCTTACTGAAAGACCTGCGTGATACCATCAGTCCTGAGTTTGGCTTTAACCTTCACGACCAGAGCCGTTACTATACCGTGGGCAATACCTCTAAGCCAGCCACTATCTCCTTCCTGGCTCCAGCTTTTGATCATGCCCAAACCGTGGATAGCGTGCGAGGCAGCGCCATGCGTACCATTGTAGGGATGAATGAGGCTTTGCAGGAAATTATTCCGGAGCAGGTGGCTAAGTATTCCGACGAGCACGAACCTCGGGCATTTGGCGACAACATACAGAAGTGGGGCACTAGTGTTATTCTGATTGAGTCCGGCGGCTATCCTAAGGACCCTGAGAAGCAGTACATCCGACAGCTCAACTTTGCCTCTATTCTGTCTGCCCTACACCTGATAGCTGGCAACGGCTACGAAGACTATGAGCAGGAAGACTACTACAAGATTCCTGAGAATGCGCGCAATCTCTATGACCTGGTGCTGCGAAACGTGCGCTATAACCGAAGCGGCCAGGATGCTATGCTAGATGTAGGCATCTTTAGGGATGAGATAGATGCGCCTGTAGGCAAGGGCTACTATTTGAGAGGGTTTGTGGATGAAATTGGTGACATGAGTGTGTTTAGCGGCTACGAAGAGTTAGATGCTGATGGCCTCACTTTAGTACCTGGTAAAGTATACGAAAAGCCTGTGAACTGTTTGGCAGATCTCACTCCTGACTTGGCTAATGATTTACTGTCTAAAGGCTACACGACAGTAAAGCTGGAAACGCTTCCTGCAGCTATTGAAAGTATAAATCCTTTAGAACTCCCTTTGAATGTGATGAGCGCAGCTGCTGAGATAAACCATGAACTAAGCCTGAATGGCGATGCCAACTTCAGCCTACAGAATGTAAACGGAGAGGTACTTTATGCTGTCGTAAACGGTTTCTTGTACGATGTACAAGCTGAAAAAACGGAGCAGCTTCATGGCCTGGTGCTGTAA
- a CDS encoding nucleoside recognition domain-containing protein: MVLNYLWAAFFLIAFVIALFQLIFFQDVDIFQKLVASTFDNAKLGFEISLGLTGVMTLWLGLMKVGERGGVVAILARLVGPFFHRLFPEIPNNHPVYGSILMNFSANMLGLDNAATPLGLKAMKEMQELNPDKETASNAQIMFLVLNTSGLTIIPISIMVFRAQLGAADPSDIFIPILLATFFSTVVGLIAVALYQRINLFDKVILAYLGTLLVLIGGLIYYFSIIPQEQVSVISTVASNVILFSIIISFIGLALARKVNVYEAFIEGAKEGFSVAITIIPYLVAILVAIGVFRTSGALDMLVDGIGYLIGLTGMNTDFVPALPVAFMKPLSGSGARGLMVEAMTNYGVDSFVGRMSSVFQGSTETTFYVLAVYFGSVGVRRSRYALTCGLIADFAGVIAAIFIAYLFFH; encoded by the coding sequence ATGGTTTTAAACTACCTGTGGGCAGCCTTCTTTCTGATTGCCTTTGTTATTGCTCTTTTTCAGCTTATCTTTTTTCAGGATGTAGATATTTTCCAGAAGCTGGTTGCCAGTACCTTTGATAACGCTAAGCTCGGTTTTGAAATCTCACTCGGCCTTACAGGCGTAATGACCTTGTGGTTGGGCCTGATGAAAGTAGGTGAACGCGGCGGTGTAGTGGCTATACTTGCGCGACTGGTGGGGCCTTTCTTTCATCGCCTGTTTCCGGAAATCCCCAACAACCACCCCGTTTATGGCTCCATACTCATGAACTTCTCTGCAAACATGCTGGGACTGGATAATGCGGCTACACCTTTGGGTCTAAAGGCCATGAAGGAGATGCAGGAGCTCAACCCTGATAAGGAAACTGCATCGAATGCTCAGATCATGTTCCTGGTGCTGAATACCTCCGGCTTAACCATTATTCCTATCAGTATCATGGTGTTCCGGGCGCAGTTAGGTGCAGCCGACCCTTCCGACATTTTTATACCTATACTTCTTGCTACCTTTTTCTCTACTGTGGTTGGCCTTATAGCAGTAGCACTGTACCAGCGCATTAACTTATTTGACAAAGTAATCTTAGCCTACCTCGGCACGCTACTAGTGCTTATCGGGGGGCTGATTTATTACTTCTCCATTATTCCGCAGGAGCAGGTAAGTGTTATCTCGACTGTAGCTAGTAATGTGATTTTGTTCTCTATCATTATCTCTTTTATAGGACTGGCCCTTGCACGCAAAGTGAATGTGTACGAAGCGTTTATAGAGGGAGCAAAAGAAGGTTTCTCAGTGGCTATCACCATCATACCTTACCTGGTGGCTATACTTGTTGCTATTGGTGTTTTTAGAACCTCCGGCGCGCTGGACATGCTAGTGGATGGCATAGGTTACCTGATAGGTCTTACTGGTATGAATACAGACTTCGTACCTGCCTTGCCAGTTGCCTTTATGAAGCCCCTGAGCGGAAGCGGAGCCAGAGGTCTTATGGTTGAGGCGATGACCAATTATGGAGTAGATTCTTTTGTAGGGCGAATGTCTTCAGTTTTCCAGGGCTCAACTGAAACCACCTTTTATGTGCTGGCTGTGTACTTCGGGTCTGTCGGTGTTCGCAGGTCCAGATATGCTCTTACCTGCGGCTTAATAGCCGACTTTGCCGGAGTGATAGCTGCCATTTTTATTGCTTACCTGTTTTTCCATTAA
- a CDS encoding outer membrane beta-barrel protein: MQRLFLFIFALFTASQLYAQGATVFGTVQSAQDKSALPGASVVLKRITYDSSTGVATDVAGAFRFSNVVPGMYMVEVNYLGFKPLEKKVLVQQNTVNLGVLELEESSTTIKEVQVVGRVPLGDQKGDTTSFNAGAFKTTPDASAEDLVQKMPGITIQNGAIQAQGEDVKQVLVDGKRFFGDDPGTALRNLPADVIANIEIFDKKSDQAELTGVNDGNELKTINIVTKPNSRNGAFGKASAGYGTDDRYMLGASLNFFNGDRRLTVTGLTNNINMLDFSVGETPGGGMRGRRPPFGGTTTTGLISTNTFGLNYSDMWGDKLEVSGNYKFTERDIENNQYRIQQYILAADSGRVYTENNLSNIHTTDHQFNLRLDYKLNENNRLLLTPSLTVQQRNLNENIAATTLNDNGLINETQNQTASDNLSYTLKNSLYFSHKFGMPGRTISTTLNTSVSATDGESSLLANTIYYRGNNGDVSQDQQVKLDRAGLTWSGEVAYTEPLSKNGQLQLQYTIGNQLNDSDKRTYKLFEEGQGYTSLDTTLSNKFESEFLTQRFGTGYQYSKDNLRIRVGAGYQVATLQSDKEFPTSFTLKRTYANILPDAQVDYKLSDTRNFDINYSTSVNAPAVEQLQEVIDNSNPLQLTRGNTALKPSYQHSFRTGLRDFNRETNQVFFVGLFGNITQSYVGNSIIRAEGEEVTLPDGQVLEPGQQLTQPVNLNGYWNVRSVFHYGKPLNLLSSNLGVHGTVGYIRTPGLTNGELSYVSSPNFGLGLMLSSNISENVDFTVSSNSHYNVVKNSLQPELNNNYFTQNSNVKLNWIFWKGLVYRTELNQQAYAGLSEGYDNNYLLWNMSISKKLFKNQQGEISLSVNDLLKQNVSLQRNLAAQYVEDVQSSALQRYFMLTFTYNLRNFSGEQAPQQDRSFPGPPPAGGRLPQPQG; encoded by the coding sequence ATGCAAAGACTATTCTTATTCATATTTGCCCTCTTTACCGCTTCTCAGTTATATGCACAGGGCGCTACGGTATTTGGCACCGTACAAAGTGCACAAGATAAATCAGCACTGCCGGGTGCCAGTGTGGTGTTGAAACGGATAACCTACGATTCGAGCACTGGTGTAGCTACAGATGTAGCGGGAGCTTTCAGGTTTTCGAATGTGGTACCTGGTATGTACATGGTAGAAGTGAACTACCTAGGTTTTAAGCCACTAGAGAAAAAGGTTTTAGTGCAGCAAAACACGGTAAACCTAGGTGTACTGGAGCTGGAGGAAAGCAGCACAACCATCAAAGAAGTACAGGTAGTAGGGCGGGTGCCGTTAGGGGATCAGAAAGGCGATACAACATCCTTTAATGCGGGAGCCTTCAAAACAACTCCTGATGCCAGTGCTGAAGACCTTGTTCAGAAAATGCCAGGCATCACTATCCAGAATGGGGCCATACAGGCACAAGGTGAGGATGTGAAACAGGTATTGGTAGATGGTAAACGCTTCTTTGGTGATGATCCTGGTACGGCCTTGCGTAACCTTCCTGCCGATGTAATTGCCAACATCGAGATCTTTGATAAGAAAAGCGATCAGGCTGAGCTAACAGGCGTGAATGATGGCAATGAGCTAAAGACAATCAATATTGTTACCAAACCGAACAGCAGGAATGGTGCTTTTGGCAAAGCCTCTGCAGGCTACGGCACCGATGATCGCTACATGCTGGGGGCCAGCCTTAACTTCTTTAATGGTGACAGAAGACTTACTGTGACCGGGCTAACCAACAATATTAACATGTTAGATTTCTCAGTGGGTGAGACACCTGGTGGTGGCATGAGGGGGCGCCGTCCGCCTTTTGGTGGCACCACCACCACCGGGTTAATCTCTACCAACACCTTTGGCCTGAACTACAGCGATATGTGGGGCGATAAGCTTGAGGTATCCGGCAACTACAAATTCACTGAGAGGGATATTGAGAATAACCAGTATCGGATACAGCAGTACATTTTAGCGGCTGACTCAGGACGTGTATATACAGAGAACAACCTGAGCAATATCCACACAACAGACCACCAGTTCAACCTGCGCCTGGACTATAAACTCAACGAGAATAACCGTCTGCTATTAACGCCTAGCCTGACTGTTCAGCAGCGGAACCTTAACGAAAATATAGCGGCTACCACGCTAAACGATAATGGTCTAATTAATGAGACGCAGAACCAGACTGCTTCTGATAATCTAAGCTATACACTTAAAAACAGCTTATACTTCAGTCACAAATTCGGCATGCCAGGGCGCACTATCTCTACCACACTAAACACCAGTGTGAGTGCCACAGATGGTGAAAGCTCACTGCTAGCCAACACTATCTACTACAGGGGCAACAACGGGGATGTTAGCCAGGACCAGCAGGTAAAACTGGATAGAGCAGGATTAACCTGGTCAGGAGAGGTAGCCTATACGGAGCCGCTGAGCAAGAACGGGCAACTGCAGCTGCAGTATACTATCGGCAACCAACTAAATGATTCTGACAAGAGAACCTACAAGCTGTTTGAAGAGGGACAAGGGTATACTTCGTTAGACACTACGCTCAGTAACAAGTTCGAGAGTGAGTTCCTGACACAGCGCTTTGGTACAGGCTATCAGTACAGCAAGGATAACTTGCGCATAAGAGTAGGAGCTGGCTACCAGGTGGCAACCCTGCAAAGTGACAAGGAGTTCCCTACAAGCTTTACACTGAAAAGGACCTACGCTAACATACTTCCGGATGCTCAGGTAGATTACAAGCTGTCGGATACGCGCAACTTTGATATAAACTACTCCACCAGTGTAAATGCACCAGCGGTAGAACAACTGCAAGAGGTTATTGACAATTCGAACCCACTGCAGCTAACAAGAGGTAATACCGCACTAAAGCCAAGCTACCAGCACAGCTTCAGGACGGGCCTGAGAGACTTTAACCGGGAAACGAACCAGGTTTTCTTCGTGGGGCTATTTGGAAATATTACGCAGAGCTATGTTGGCAACAGCATTATTAGGGCAGAAGGAGAGGAGGTCACGCTTCCTGATGGGCAAGTGCTGGAGCCCGGGCAGCAGCTCACGCAGCCTGTAAACCTGAATGGCTATTGGAATGTGCGCTCCGTTTTTCACTATGGAAAGCCACTTAACCTGCTAAGTTCAAACCTTGGGGTGCATGGCACTGTAGGCTATATCCGCACGCCGGGCCTTACGAACGGGGAGCTAAGCTATGTTTCTTCTCCCAACTTTGGTCTGGGGCTTATGCTGAGCAGCAACATCAGCGAGAATGTAGACTTTACTGTTTCCAGCAACTCTCATTATAATGTAGTGAAGAACTCACTACAACCTGAGTTAAACAACAATTACTTCACGCAGAACAGTAATGTAAAGCTTAACTGGATTTTCTGGAAAGGCTTAGTATACCGCACCGAGCTTAACCAGCAGGCCTACGCAGGTCTATCAGAGGGTTATGACAACAATTACCTTCTCTGGAACATGAGCATCAGCAAAAAGCTGTTCAAGAACCAGCAGGGAGAAATCAGCTTGAGTGTAAACGACCTGTTAAAGCAGAACGTGAGCCTGCAGAGGAACCTGGCGGCACAGTACGTGGAGGATGTGCAGTCTAGTGCATTGCAGCGCTACTTTATGCTCACCTTTACATACAACCTGCGCAACTTCAGCGGCGAACAAGCACCTCAACAAGACAGAAGCTTCCCTGGCCCGCCACCTGCTGGTGGACGACTTCCTCAGCCCCAGGGATAA